In the genome of Amia ocellicauda isolate fAmiCal2 chromosome 3, fAmiCal2.hap1, whole genome shotgun sequence, one region contains:
- the pth3r gene encoding parathyroid hormone 3 receptor — protein MGNMLLVSRILLVVLCSLPRPVYTLVDADDVFTKEEQIYLLMKAKSKCETRIAAEIDKVKDDSCMPQWDGITCWPKGAPNELVSVLCPDYIYDFNHRGHVYRQCDMFGNWEQVPSLNRTWANYTECSTFLLSNSRNEEEEVFDRLHLIYTIGYSISLVSLFAAVSILCYFKRLHCTRNYIHIHLFMSFMCRAVSIFVKDAVLYSVSEDLTKTEDDNMRTDLGPSPAPRPHMVGCKVVVTLFLYFLATNHYWILVEGLYLHSLIFMAFLSDKNYLWALTVIGWGVPAVFVSVWVSARASLADTECWDLSAGNLKLIYQVPIISTTIVNFFLFLNIVRVLASKLWETNTGKLDPRQQYRKLLKSTLVLMPLFGVHYMLFMALPYTEVTGLLWQIQMHYEMIFNSSQGFFVAFIYCFCNGEVQAEIKKAWLRRSLALDLKQKTRVTSSGGSCYYGGMISQATNSVTVSVAVSKGLPLSGRHRVLPLANLPGYIPSGSEISLPSPGPDQAGRKVGKGAVPEQPINHKRGKELREAGLSDDEDPGSSPSIKGVATIL, from the exons ATGGGAAACATGCTGCTTGTGAGCAGGATTCTCCTGGTGGTTCTGTGTTCCCTTCCAAGACCTGTCTACACACTG GTGGACGCCGATGATGTCTTCACCAAGGAAGAGCAGATCTACCTGCTCATGAAGGCCAAGAGCAAGTGTGAGACTCGGATCGCGGCCGAGATAGACAAGGTCAAAG atgaCTCCTGTATGCCACAATGGGATGGCATCACCTGCTGGCCCAAAGGAGCCCCAAATGAGTTGGTGTCAGTTCTCTGCCCGGACTACATCTACGACTTCAATCACAGAG GCCATGTCTATCGTCAGTGTGACATGTTTGGAAACTGGGAGCAGGTTCCTAGTTTAAACCGGACCTGGGCCAACTACACCGAGTGCTCCACTTTCCTGCTCTCCAATAGCAGGAACGAGGAAGAG GAGGTGTTTGACCGGCTGCATCTGATATACACCATCGGCTACTCAATCTCCTTGGTCTCTCTCTTCGCTGCCGTCTCCATCCTCTGTTACTTCAA GCGACTGCACTGCACCAGGAACTACATCCACATCCACCTCTTCATGTCGTTCATGTGTCGTGCAGTCAGCATCTTCGTGAAGGACGCAGTGCTCTACTCAGTGTCCGAGGACCTCACCAAGACTGAGGATGACAACATGAGAACTGACCTGGGGCCCAGTCCCGCACCTAGGCCCCACATG GTGGGCTGTAAGGTGGTGGTGACTCTGTTCCTCTATTTCTTGGCCACCAATCACTACTGGATTCTTGTGGAGGGGCTTTACCTACACAGTCTCATCTTCATGGCTTTCCTGTCCGATAAGAACTACCTGTGGGCGCTGACGGTCATTGGCTGGG GGGTCCCTGCTGTGTTCGTGTCCGTGTGGGTCAGCGCGCGCGCCTCTCTAGCCGATACTGA ATGCTGGGACCTCAGTGCTGGGAATCTGAAGTTGATCTATCAAGTTCCTATTATAAGTACTACTATT GTAAATTTCTTTCTCTTCCTCAACATCGTTCGGGTGCTGGCCTCCAAACTGTGGGAAACTAACACCGGAAAACTGGACCCTAGGCAGCAGTACAG GAAGCTGCTGAAATCTACGCTGGTCCTGATGCCGTTGTTCGGTGTGCACTACATGTTGTTCATGGCTTTGCCCTATACCGAGGTGACGGGCCTGCTGTGGCAGATACAGATGCACTACGAGATGATCTTCAACTCATCCCAG GGGTTCTTCGTTGCATTCATCTACTGCTTCTGCAATGGGGAG GTCCAGGCAGAGATCAAGAAGGCGTGGCTGAGGAGGAGCTTGGCACTGGACCTGAAGCAGAAGACCAGGGTGACCAGCAGTGGGGGCAGCTGCTACTATGGAGGCATGATCTCCCAAGCCACCAACAGCGTCACCGTGAGCGTGGCTGTCTCCAAGGGGTTGCCTCTGAGTGGCCGCCACCGTGTCCTGCCCCTCGCCAACCTGCCCGGCTACATCCCCAGTGGCTCCGAGATCTCCCTGCCCTCCCCTGGCCCAGACCAGGCTGGTAGGAAGGTGGGAAAGGGGGCTGTGCCAGAGCAGCCCATCAACCACAAGAGGGGTAAGGAGCTGAGGGAGGCAGGCCTCTCTGACGACGAGGACCCTGGTTCCTCTCCCTCCATCAAGGGCGTCGCGACCATTCTGTGA
- the LOC136740778 gene encoding uncharacterized protein LOC136740778, with amino-acid sequence MDDVLEALVLLFVCLVVHAVQQHPLSLGAGEGKRSKRCQHFFAGLHARRRARRKMLLGILPKPRKSPVVWAKERNTEWWQQTVLGSFSEIDWLENFRMRSSTFFYVVSELQPLLERQKTSFRDPVSVEKQVAIALWRFATNLEYRRIGEQFGVSCTTVYHCIHDVCQAINKVLKPQFLRQPTEAEFQSTAQGFEELSGLPMCIGAITCTHIPIMGPEVNYFDYYNSNGWHSVSLQGITDHTGKFWDVSVGHPGRAHSARILRISGVWQRATSGHLFHSVSREVCGLQVGYSLAGDCAYPLKPWLLRPYSDREPLSPARQEFNQRVGRAHRVALEALARLKGRWRCLLKRNDCQLWRLSNLMKACCVLHNICETHGDRFFPDWLTIDRGDFPQPVCRLQDQAEEGVEALRTAICEHIQQAPCESLALQTCNL; translated from the exons ATGGACGACGTGCTAGAAGCGCTGGTTTTGCTTTTCGTCTGTTTGGTGGTTCACGCCGTGCAACAGCATCCCCTCTCTCTGGGCGCTGGCGAGGGAAAGCGGTCCAAACGATGCCAGCACTTCTTCGCCGGCCTCCACGCCCGCAGGAGGGCTCGACGGAAG ATGTTACTTGGGATTCTCCCGAAGCCTCGCAAGTCTCCGGTGGTGTGGGCCAAAGAGCGCAACACCGAGTGGTGGCAGCAGACGGTGCTCGGCAGCTTCAGCGAGATAGACTGGCTGGAGAACTTTCGTATGAGGTCGTCTACCTTCTTCTATGTTGTCTCTGAGCTGCAGCCCCTGCTGGAGCGCCAGAAGACCTCATTCAGAGACCCAGTGAGCGTGGAGAAGCAGGTGGCCATCGCACTCTGGCGCTTCGCCACCAACCTGGAGTATCGCCGCATCGGGGAGCAGTTTGGAGTGAGCTGCACCACAGTGTACCACTGCATCCATGACGTATGTCAGGCCATCAACAAGGTCCTGAAGCCTCAGTTCCTCAGGCAGCCCACAGAGGCTGAGTTCCAGAGTACTGCCCAGGGCTTCGAGGAGCTGTCGGGACTCCCCATGTGCATAGGTGCCATCACCTGCACCCACATCCCCATCATGGGACCTGAGGTGAACTACTTTGACTATTACAACTCCAACGGTTGGCACTCTGTGTCATTGCAGGGCATCACGGATCACACAGGTAAGTTCTGGGATGTGTCGGTCGGGCACCCAGGCCGAGCCCACAGTGCCCGCATCCTGCGCATCTCTGGAGTATGGCAGAGGGCAACCAGCGGGCATCTCTTCCACAGTGTGTCCAGGGAGGTGTGTGGCCTCCAGGTGGGCTACTCCCTGGCGGGTGACTGTGCCTACCCTCTGAAGCCCTGGCTGCTCAGGCCGTACTCGGACCGTGAGCCGCTGAGCCCCGCACGCCAGGAGTTCAACCAGCGTGTGGGCAGGGCACACAGGGTGGCACTGGAGGCTCTCGCCAGGTTGAAGGGCCGGTGGCGCTGCCTCCTGAAACGCAATGACTGCCAGCTGTGGAGGCTCTCAAACCTGATGAAGGCCTGTTGCGTCCTGCACAACATCTGCGAGACCCACGGAGACCGCTTCTTCCCGGACTGGCTGACCATCGACAGAGGGGACTTCCCCCAGCCTGTTTGCCGACTCCAAGACCAAGCGGAAGAAGGGGTCGAGGCCCTGCGGACTGCCATCTGTGAACACATTCAGCAGGCCCCCTGTGAGTCATTAGCACTGCAAACGTGTAACTTATGA